In a single window of the Candidatus Celerinatantimonas neptuna genome:
- the metR_1 gene encoding HTH-type transcriptional regulator MetR, giving the protein MIEIRHLYTIQTLKQAGSVSLAAEQLFLTQSALSHQLKELEQRLGHPLFIRKSKPLKFTQAGKILLELAQTILPEVEAAENRLKPESPIPPTELSLALECHSCYLWLLPALKQFAEKWPNIHTELVNEHPFDTLDALAKRDLHWVLTADPQPHTSIQYTPIFQYETVLVCRPDHPLAQFAQITPEQLADAKLITYPVNPQRLDLFTEFLQPAGIKPHSTRYTRHPLMMLQQISQSDELAALPRWVVTELAQAMQLATISLGEGLWRTMYLAHWGELTPWGLDFVQSAHILTVKYPGMTPVKSALIKSTQ; this is encoded by the coding sequence ATGATCGAAATTCGCCATCTGTATACAATCCAAACGCTCAAACAAGCAGGTTCGGTCAGTCTTGCCGCTGAGCAGCTATTTCTCACGCAATCGGCACTTTCTCACCAACTTAAAGAACTGGAACAACGGCTTGGACACCCACTTTTTATACGCAAAAGCAAACCGTTAAAATTTACGCAAGCAGGCAAAATATTACTGGAACTCGCCCAAACAATTCTTCCAGAAGTCGAAGCTGCCGAAAATCGCTTAAAGCCTGAATCTCCTATACCACCAACAGAACTCTCTTTAGCTCTGGAATGCCATAGCTGTTATCTTTGGTTGCTTCCTGCTCTTAAGCAATTTGCTGAGAAATGGCCAAATATTCATACTGAACTCGTCAACGAACACCCTTTTGATACACTTGATGCACTTGCAAAACGTGATTTACACTGGGTATTAACGGCTGATCCTCAACCCCACACCAGTATTCAATATACACCGATATTTCAATATGAAACGGTTCTTGTTTGCCGCCCTGATCATCCGCTGGCACAATTCGCTCAAATAACCCCAGAACAATTGGCAGACGCAAAGCTCATTACTTACCCGGTCAATCCTCAACGCTTAGATCTATTTACTGAATTTTTGCAGCCGGCAGGAATAAAACCCCACTCAACCCGTTATACTCGTCACCCGCTGATGATGCTTCAGCAAATCAGTCAGTCTGATGAGCTCGCAGCATTGCCCCGATGGGTTGTCACAGAACTTGCCCAGGCCATGCAATTAGCAACCATCAGTTTGGGAGAAGGATTATGGCGCACCATGTATCTGGCCCACTGGGGAGAGCTAACGCCATGGGGGCTCGACTTTGTCCAATCAGCTCATATACTAACTGTCAAATATCCGGGAATGACTCCCGTTAAATCCGCTTTGATTAAATCAACACAATAA
- the dsbD gene encoding Thiol:disulfide interchange protein DsbD: MPRFGLLLVGIVLGCLSPLAQAVNTGWLVDPHHPNIQVRVSVLPPLSQTPSRLSGLLEMRLSHNWKTYWRSPGEAGAPPQLLFDQSANIKSIQWHWPLPKRYDSLGVETIGYDRDVAFPLTFELIHPHQRVILDASLALSACHNVCIQAHYPIYLSFIPDKLNLSGHALLRYQSAMKSVPKQSRKLFDIQKLQYFPQSKQLALTILSENAWHDPLVFVDRPGHELTVHLLSQTYQGPQLKALFKVVHPESFSSGNLMITIANGEQSEQQSHQITVSSHSGIVSFLWSFGFALIGGLILNVMPCVLPVLGIKLASILLHRDRERHIICRQFWASAVGIFISFWLLGGLILMLRATGQVFGWGIQFQSPWFIGFLILLSGIFCISLFGIWEIQLPSFLRSCLAISGQDHWVGHFAQGVFATLLATPCSAPFLVTAIGFAMTAGALSLMGVFTGLAMGMAFPWMLVATFPGVVKYLPRPGRWMVWLRDLFALMMLFTVIWLISLLDHYMPPIYIWAFTFIALIILLIFLAKRRTIRFSVGVLIMTIVAGGVAGGVNIYVVSHQMKSESTLNWQPFSQARLAKGLSEGKIVVVDITADWCITCQANKVSTFYRRSVINALNAPDILLLQGDWSESNPLISTYLKKFNRYGVPYNRIYSPFYPQGVELPVVLSPSLLLKQLHRVRGNESYQSFQ; encoded by the coding sequence ATGCCTCGTTTTGGTTTGTTATTGGTTGGAATCGTTTTAGGTTGTTTGAGTCCACTTGCCCAGGCAGTTAATACCGGTTGGCTTGTGGATCCCCATCATCCGAATATTCAGGTTAGGGTTTCGGTATTACCACCACTAAGCCAGACTCCATCCAGATTGTCAGGTTTACTTGAGATGAGGCTTTCTCACAATTGGAAAACTTATTGGCGATCTCCCGGGGAAGCAGGAGCTCCTCCTCAACTTTTATTTGATCAAAGTGCTAATATCAAATCGATTCAGTGGCACTGGCCGTTGCCTAAACGCTATGATTCGCTCGGCGTCGAAACCATCGGATATGACAGAGATGTCGCGTTCCCTTTGACATTTGAGTTGATTCATCCTCATCAGCGTGTGATTCTTGATGCTTCATTGGCTCTATCAGCCTGTCATAATGTTTGTATTCAAGCTCATTACCCTATTTATTTGTCATTTATTCCTGATAAATTAAACCTTTCTGGCCATGCTTTATTGCGTTATCAGAGTGCAATGAAATCTGTGCCTAAACAGAGTCGGAAATTATTTGATATTCAGAAGCTGCAATATTTCCCTCAGTCAAAACAGCTGGCATTGACAATTCTTTCTGAGAACGCATGGCATGATCCTCTGGTTTTTGTGGACAGGCCTGGACATGAATTGACAGTTCATCTATTAAGCCAGACATATCAGGGGCCTCAGTTAAAGGCTTTATTTAAAGTGGTCCATCCTGAATCTTTTTCATCTGGCAACCTGATGATTACGATAGCAAATGGTGAACAATCTGAACAACAATCACACCAGATTACAGTGAGTAGCCACTCTGGAATTGTTTCATTTCTATGGAGTTTTGGTTTTGCTTTGATAGGAGGGCTGATCCTTAATGTGATGCCCTGTGTACTTCCTGTCTTAGGCATTAAATTAGCCAGCATATTGCTTCATCGTGACCGGGAACGACATATCATTTGCCGTCAGTTTTGGGCTTCGGCTGTGGGTATCTTTATTTCATTCTGGCTATTAGGGGGCCTGATTTTGATGCTCAGAGCAACCGGCCAGGTTTTTGGTTGGGGGATCCAATTTCAAAGTCCCTGGTTTATAGGATTCTTAATTTTATTAAGTGGAATTTTCTGCATTAGCTTATTTGGAATATGGGAGATACAGCTACCTTCTTTTCTACGTTCCTGTCTGGCAATTTCAGGACAGGATCACTGGGTGGGGCATTTTGCCCAGGGAGTTTTTGCAACATTACTGGCTACGCCCTGTAGTGCGCCTTTTCTGGTGACAGCCATCGGTTTTGCAATGACGGCTGGGGCGTTGAGTCTTATGGGGGTTTTTACCGGCTTAGCAATGGGGATGGCATTTCCATGGATGCTAGTGGCGACGTTTCCTGGTGTGGTGAAATATCTTCCCCGTCCTGGTCGTTGGATGGTTTGGTTACGGGATCTATTTGCCTTAATGATGTTATTTACGGTGATCTGGCTCATTTCGCTTTTAGATCATTATATGCCACCTATTTATATCTGGGCGTTTACTTTTATTGCGTTGATTATTTTGCTGATTTTTCTAGCAAAACGTCGAACAATCCGTTTCTCTGTCGGTGTTTTGATCATGACCATAGTGGCGGGGGGGGTGGCCGGGGGCGTAAACATTTATGTCGTGTCTCATCAGATGAAGTCAGAATCGACGTTGAATTGGCAACCATTTAGTCAGGCCCGACTTGCTAAAGGGTTATCAGAAGGAAAGATTGTTGTCGTTGATATTACAGCAGATTGGTGTATTACCTGTCAGGCTAATAAAGTGTCGACTTTTTATCGTCGTTCTGTCATAAACGCTTTGAATGCTCCTGATATTTTATTGCTTCAGGGTGACTGGAGTGAATCGAATCCGTTGATTAGCACCTATCTTAAGAAATTTAACCGTTATGGCGTACCCTATAACCGTATCTATTCACCTTTTTATCCGCAGGGAGTTGAGTTGCCAGTTGTTTTGAGTCCATCATTACTGCTTAAGCAGTTACATCGGGTGAGGGGAAATGAGTCGTACCAGAGCTTTCAATAG
- the lysU gene encoding Lysine--tRNA ligase, heat inducible produces MTEQVHDENKLIAERRAKLDTLREQSNANGHPNDFRRDSYAESLQQKHGDKSKEELEDKGLVVSIAGRVMAKRGPFLVIQDMTGRIQAYASKDAQKELKALGGLDIGDIIGVRGILHKSGRGDLYVNMDYFELLTKALRPLPEKYHGLADQEQRYRQRYVDLIVNDDSRKTFQMRSKIIAAIRQFMMANDFMEVETPMMQTIPGGAAARPFITHHNALDIDMYLRIAPELYLKRLVVGGFERVFEINRNFRNEGLSPRHNPEFTMMEFYMAYADYHDLIDLTEAMLKHVTQQILGSSLVTYGDEEFDFGSRYTRLTMLESVKQFNPDNLAIHDLDNEKIQDRDIMEPIARGLGIELESYWGAGKLLTEIFEETVEHRLIQPTFITEYPAEVSPLARRNNDNPFITDRFEFFVGGREIANGFSELNDAEDQAERFKQQVAAKDSGDDEAMFFDEDYITALEHGLPPTAGQGIGIDRLIMLLTNSHTIRDVLLFPAMRPTND; encoded by the coding sequence ATGACTGAACAGGTACATGACGAGAATAAGCTAATTGCTGAACGTCGAGCCAAACTGGATACATTGCGTGAACAAAGCAATGCCAATGGCCATCCAAATGATTTCCGCCGGGATAGCTATGCTGAATCCTTGCAGCAGAAGCATGGTGACAAGAGCAAGGAAGAGCTGGAAGATAAGGGACTGGTTGTTAGCATTGCCGGTCGCGTCATGGCCAAGCGAGGTCCATTTTTAGTTATTCAGGATATGACAGGCCGTATTCAAGCCTACGCATCTAAAGACGCGCAGAAAGAATTAAAAGCACTTGGCGGGCTGGATATTGGCGATATTATCGGTGTCCGTGGGATTTTGCATAAATCCGGGCGTGGCGATCTTTATGTCAATATGGATTATTTCGAGCTTTTGACTAAGGCTTTGCGTCCTCTTCCTGAAAAATATCATGGTTTGGCGGATCAAGAGCAGCGCTACCGTCAACGTTATGTTGATTTGATTGTCAATGATGATTCAAGAAAAACATTCCAGATGCGCTCGAAAATTATTGCCGCTATTCGTCAGTTCATGATGGCAAACGACTTTATGGAAGTTGAAACGCCAATGATGCAAACGATTCCCGGCGGTGCAGCGGCTCGGCCATTTATTACGCATCACAATGCATTGGATATCGATATGTATTTGCGTATTGCGCCTGAACTGTATTTGAAACGGCTGGTTGTTGGTGGTTTTGAGCGTGTTTTCGAGATTAATCGTAATTTCCGTAATGAAGGCTTGTCACCAAGACATAATCCAGAATTCACGATGATGGAATTCTATATGGCTTATGCAGATTATCATGATTTGATTGATCTGACTGAGGCAATGCTTAAACATGTCACTCAGCAGATTCTTGGATCATCTCTTGTGACCTATGGCGATGAAGAATTTGACTTTGGTAGCCGTTATACCCGTTTAACAATGTTGGAATCAGTGAAACAGTTTAATCCTGATAATTTAGCTATTCATGATTTGGATAACGAGAAAATTCAGGATCGAGATATTATGGAGCCCATTGCTCGTGGATTAGGTATTGAACTCGAATCATATTGGGGCGCAGGGAAACTGCTAACTGAAATTTTTGAAGAAACGGTAGAACACAGGTTAATTCAGCCGACTTTTATTACAGAGTATCCGGCAGAGGTATCTCCATTAGCCCGGCGTAACAATGATAACCCGTTTATTACCGATCGTTTTGAGTTTTTTGTTGGTGGTCGTGAAATTGCAAACGGATTCTCTGAGCTCAATGATGCAGAAGATCAGGCTGAACGTTTTAAACAGCAGGTTGCAGCGAAAGACTCAGGTGATGATGAAGCAATGTTCTTCGATGAAGATTATATCACTGCACTGGAACATGGTTTGCCACCGACAGCCGGACAAGGGATTGGTATTGATCGTTTGATTATGTTGTTGACGAATAGTCATACCATTCGTGACGTGTTGCTATTCCCTGCGATGAGACCGACTAACGATTAG
- the prfB gene encoding Peptide chain release factor RF2 produces the protein MCLGGIFDYASKLERLEEVTRELEQPDIWNEPEKAQALGKERSSLEEVVGTIDTLEQGMEDVAGLVELAVEAEDEETFLEAQDEVHQLLEQLEKLEFHRMFSGEMDKSDCYIDLQSGSGGTEAQDWANMLLRMYLRWCEAHTFKAEVIEESAGEVAGIKSATIRVSGDYAYGWLRTETGVHRLVRKSPFDSGGRRHTSFASAFIYPEIDDSIQVDINPADLRIDVYRASGAGGQHVNRTESAVRITHLPTNAVVQCQNDRSQHKNKDQAMKQLKAKLYELELQKKNAEKQAKEESKSDIGWGSQIRSYVLDDSRIKDLRTGVENRNTQAVLDGDLDKFIEASLKSGL, from the coding sequence ATGTGCTTAGGGGGTATCTTTGACTATGCTTCTAAACTGGAACGGTTAGAAGAAGTTACCCGGGAGTTGGAACAACCTGATATTTGGAATGAACCTGAGAAAGCACAGGCTTTGGGTAAAGAACGTTCCTCTTTGGAAGAAGTCGTTGGCACCATCGATACCTTAGAACAAGGGATGGAAGATGTAGCTGGTTTAGTTGAGCTGGCTGTTGAAGCAGAAGATGAAGAAACCTTCCTTGAAGCACAGGATGAAGTGCACCAGCTGCTGGAACAACTTGAAAAGTTAGAATTTCACCGAATGTTCAGTGGTGAGATGGATAAAAGTGATTGCTACATTGATTTGCAATCTGGATCTGGCGGTACAGAAGCTCAAGACTGGGCCAATATGCTGTTAAGAATGTATCTGCGTTGGTGCGAAGCCCATACTTTTAAAGCAGAAGTGATTGAAGAGTCTGCAGGTGAAGTTGCTGGGATTAAAAGCGCGACAATACGAGTGAGTGGCGATTACGCCTATGGCTGGCTAAGAACTGAGACCGGAGTTCACCGCCTGGTTCGTAAGTCGCCATTTGATTCTGGTGGTCGTCGGCATACATCATTTGCCTCTGCGTTTATTTATCCTGAAATTGATGACAGCATTCAGGTTGATATCAATCCGGCTGATTTACGAATTGACGTCTATCGGGCCTCTGGAGCCGGAGGACAGCATGTAAACCGGACAGAGTCAGCGGTAAGGATTACGCATTTGCCAACCAATGCGGTTGTACAATGTCAAAATGACCGTTCGCAGCATAAGAATAAAGACCAGGCGATGAAGCAACTTAAGGCGAAGCTTTATGAACTTGAGCTGCAGAAAAAAAATGCTGAAAAACAAGCCAAGGAAGAGAGTAAGTCTGATATTGGCTGGGGAAGCCAGATTCGTTCGTATGTACTTGATGATTCCCGAATTAAAGACTTACGTACCGGCGTAGAAAATCGCAATACTCAAGCGGTATTGGATGGTGATTTAGATAAATTCATTGAAGCCAGCCTTAAATCAGGGCTGTAA
- the recJ gene encoding Single-stranded-DNA-specific exonuclease RecJ, whose amino-acid sequence MMTNMKLVRRSQSELAFSSDSVPAIIQRIYASRGIRCEDELDLSVAKLESWRLFNGMSEAVDLLLAYQGRSIVIVGDFDCDGATSTALMIRGLRSMGFAHVSFIVPNRFEYGYGLSPEIVHLASEQDAELIVTVDNGISSIDGVETANQLDIPVIITDHHLPAEQLPKARAIINPNLSECDFPSKYLAGVGVAFYLLCALRFAMRDKGLFEKLSLPIPNLAEFLDLVALGTVADVVSLDHNNRIFVHQGLARIRAGVSCAGIQALIEIAGRNQRALTAGDLGFAIGPRLNAVGRLDDMSLGIHCLLCDDLFKARAMASTMDELNRERKAIEGSMQLEAEASVAKLALNEQTMPHALALYRSDWHQGVVGLVASRIKEKFYRPVFAFADADEHMLKGSGRSIAGVHMRDLLERIDTLSPGLIDKFGGHAMAAGLSLAKTKFDAFTHQLELVAKTWVEQTQLTGELLSDGELPADLLNLEFARQLQAAGPWGQGFDEPIFDGHFWLLEQRIVGEKHLKMTVQPVSGGPQLDAIAFNVDRSLWPDYQQRTVQIAYKLDINEFRGRCSAQLLVEWLNKQD is encoded by the coding sequence ATGATGACTAATATGAAATTGGTTCGGCGTTCACAGTCTGAGCTCGCTTTTTCTTCTGATTCGGTTCCAGCTATTATTCAGAGAATTTATGCCAGTCGTGGTATTCGTTGTGAAGATGAATTAGATCTGAGTGTTGCAAAACTTGAGTCATGGCGTTTATTTAATGGAATGTCAGAGGCTGTCGATTTATTGTTGGCTTATCAAGGTCGTTCCATTGTTATTGTTGGTGACTTTGATTGTGATGGTGCAACAAGTACGGCGTTAATGATTCGGGGATTACGCTCAATGGGTTTTGCCCATGTCAGTTTTATTGTACCAAACCGGTTTGAGTATGGTTATGGGTTATCACCTGAAATAGTTCATTTAGCCTCAGAGCAGGATGCTGAACTGATTGTGACAGTGGATAATGGGATCTCAAGTATTGATGGGGTTGAAACTGCGAATCAATTAGATATTCCTGTCATTATTACCGATCATCATTTACCTGCAGAGCAATTGCCAAAGGCCAGGGCGATTATTAACCCGAATTTATCTGAGTGTGATTTCCCCAGTAAGTATTTGGCTGGTGTCGGTGTTGCATTTTATTTGTTATGTGCTTTGCGCTTTGCAATGCGTGATAAAGGTTTATTTGAAAAGCTATCGCTACCTATTCCGAATTTAGCTGAATTTCTTGATCTGGTTGCTTTGGGGACTGTTGCCGATGTTGTTTCGTTGGATCACAACAACAGAATATTCGTTCATCAGGGACTCGCTCGTATCCGGGCGGGGGTAAGCTGTGCTGGAATCCAGGCTTTAATCGAGATAGCTGGCCGTAATCAACGTGCATTGACTGCGGGTGATTTGGGGTTCGCTATTGGTCCCAGATTAAACGCTGTTGGACGGCTTGATGATATGAGTTTGGGGATACATTGTCTGCTCTGTGATGATCTCTTTAAGGCTCGGGCGATGGCTTCGACAATGGATGAACTCAATCGCGAACGTAAAGCGATAGAAGGGAGCATGCAGCTAGAAGCTGAAGCCAGTGTGGCTAAACTTGCTTTAAATGAGCAAACTATGCCTCATGCGCTGGCCCTTTATCGCAGTGACTGGCATCAAGGGGTTGTTGGCTTAGTTGCTTCGCGTATTAAAGAAAAGTTCTATCGGCCAGTTTTTGCGTTTGCTGATGCTGATGAACATATGCTTAAAGGATCCGGGCGTTCTATCGCCGGGGTTCATATGCGAGATTTGTTGGAGCGAATCGATACGCTAAGTCCCGGACTTATCGATAAATTTGGTGGACATGCTATGGCGGCCGGTCTTTCCTTAGCCAAGACAAAATTTGATGCATTTACCCACCAGCTTGAATTGGTGGCAAAAACATGGGTAGAACAAACTCAGTTAACCGGTGAATTACTTTCAGATGGCGAATTGCCAGCTGATTTGCTGAATTTAGAATTTGCCAGGCAGTTGCAGGCAGCAGGGCCCTGGGGACAAGGTTTTGATGAACCCATATTTGATGGTCATTTTTGGTTATTAGAGCAGCGTATTGTGGGTGAAAAGCACCTGAAAATGACGGTACAGCCTGTATCTGGTGGGCCGCAGCTGGATGCGATTGCTTTCAATGTTGATCGATCCCTGTGGCCAGATTATCAACAACGGACGGTTCAAATTGCTTATAAATTAGATATTAACGAATTTCGGGGTCGTTGTAGTGCTCAGTTACTTGTTGAATGGCTCAATAAGCAAGATTGA